Within Dysgonomonas mossii, the genomic segment AGAGGTGAAAGAAAGTATCGACACCAAGCTGGAAAATATAAACATATATCACACTCTGAGCTGCGGTGTACATGGATATAAGAGCGAAAATATCAGCCTGCTGAATGTGCATATCATAAATAATGATACTAAAGGCAGAGCCTTTAGTACCATAGCCGATGCAACGCACTTCAACGGATGCAAAGGCCATATCCTCTTCGATAATTGCTCGGTGAGTGGTGCGGGTGACGACTTTATGAATATACACGGAATGTATGCCAAAGTCTCAAAAATACTAGACAGTAAGACTGTCATGGTTGCCTCTAATGGAAGATATATAGGCTTCGACCCCAAAGCGAATGCATGGGCTTTGGATTCTGCTACAATGCAGCGTAATTATAAGCTAAGAGTGATGACACAGCATCCTCAATATGATGAAAAAAACAAACTGGAAGGCTACATTCTTACATTCGACCGCTCGATAATAGGAAAAGTAAAAACAGGTGATCTTCTGGAAAATAAAGACCGCACCCCTACCCTTACTGTTCGCAATTGCAAAATGCAAAAAAAGAATCGTGCACGATCGATTTTAGTAACAACACCGGCGAATATACTCATCGAAAATAATTACTTCAGTTCTGCCGGAGCTGCCATTCTCATCGAAGGAGATACAGATTTGTGGTTCGAATCGGGTGCTGTAAAGAATGTGGTTATCCGAAACAATGTATTCGAGGATTGTTATACATCGGGGAATAATATTCTAGACAATCCATGGGGATGGGGCGAAGCCGTTATATCTATAACTCCTTCAGTTCGTCCATCAGGAAATGATTTTCCTGCATATCATCATAATATACGTATCGAGAAGAATATTTTTAGACATTACGACTATTCTATTCTATTTGCCCGTTCGGTCAATAATCTTAGCTTTATTAACAATGAATTAATAAAGACTAGCACTTACCCTCAATTCTATCGGAAAACAAATTTGTATCTCGATGGTTGTCGCAAAGTAAAGGTTGGAGGCAATAGATTCTCTAACGATTTTCCGGGGAAAAATATTACGATAAAACACATGCGTCTTACGGATATTTCTCAATTCGGAATTAAATTGACAATAACAGAAGATAAATAAATGATATGAAAAGAATATTACTTTCAATTCTATTTCTTTTAACCATGGTGATGGCTAAAGCAACAGATATAGACATAATTCCCTATCCGCAATCTATAAAAATGAAAGATGGCATTTGCAATTTAGCTCCTGGCTTTAATATTAAAGGAGAAAAGCAAAATCAAGATTATCTGAAGAATGTACTCATCTCAGATTTTGCTCTATCACCCAATACCATAGGAATTGCTATAGAGCTAAAGATAAGTGGTAAAATAGATAGGAATAACGAGGCGTATCGGCTCACGATATCTCCAAAGAAAATCAAGATCGAAGCTTCTACTCGAAATGGTATCTTTTATGGTATCCAAACCCTGAGGCAATTGATAAAGGATAAGCAATGTCCATGTTTAGTTATCGATGATAAGCCTGCGTTCCAATGGCGTTGCTACATGCTTGACGAAGCCAGGTATTTTCAAGGAAAAGAAACCGTAAAGCAATTACTGGACGAAATGGCCTTACTCAAACTCAACAAATTCCATTGGCATCTGACCAACGATTCAGGTTGGCGTATCGAGATAAAAAAATATCCTCTTCTGACCGAAATAGGATCTGTACGCGATAGTTCGCAAGTAAACAATAATGGCAAAAAATGGGCTAGCGAAATTTTTGATGGCAAAGTTCATAAAGGCTTTTATACTCAGGAAAACATAAAAGAAGTCGTCGATTATGCGAAGAAGCTATACATCACTATTATCCCCGAGATCAGCATGCCGGGCCATGCTTCGGCGGCAGTTGCAGCTTACCCTTGCTTGGGCACATTGAATGAAAAGATAAAAGTTCCCGAAAAATTTGGAGTCCTACAAACCGTATTCAACCCTGCTGATAGCCGAGTAATCGGTTTTTTGCACGATGTTTTGAAAGAGGTCTCCGCCCTATTCCCCTCAGATGTAATCCATATAGGAGGTGACGAAGTGAAATATGACCAATGGATAAACTCGCCGAAAGTGACCCGATATATGAAAGAATATAACTTAACCACATATAGCGATGTACAAGTAA encodes:
- a CDS encoding right-handed parallel beta-helix repeat-containing protein — protein: MNNKKNRIVLTVFFLLAGISIHVSSHTIKVSEYGIRPNNKENSIPLLKRLLEDNKNHKSLTLIFEKGRYDFYADPVRQSNDKATIAFDLELMKNVTIDGDSADFIFHGKVMPFYIYKSSNIHLKNFNIDWDRPYNSQAKIIKTIDEYMDVIIDKKEYPYEIVNDSIWFLGEGWRKGIVPQYTNLYDEDTKNIIYQTRDRPLGNDLYNAKVSCLGENVVRFHFKPLIKPKNGTIVVFFHGTYITNGIEVKESIDTKLENINIYHTLSCGVHGYKSENISLLNVHIINNDTKGRAFSTIADATHFNGCKGHILFDNCSVSGAGDDFMNIHGMYAKVSKILDSKTVMVASNGRYIGFDPKANAWALDSATMQRNYKLRVMTQHPQYDEKNKLEGYILTFDRSIIGKVKTGDLLENKDRTPTLTVRNCKMQKKNRARSILVTTPANILIENNYFSSAGAAILIEGDTDLWFESGAVKNVVIRNNVFEDCYTSGNNILDNPWGWGEAVISITPSVRPSGNDFPAYHHNIRIEKNIFRHYDYSILFARSVNNLSFINNELIKTSTYPQFYRKTNLYLDGCRKVKVGGNRFSNDFPGKNITIKHMRLTDISQFGIKLTITEDK
- a CDS encoding beta-N-acetylhexosaminidase, whose amino-acid sequence is MKRILLSILFLLTMVMAKATDIDIIPYPQSIKMKDGICNLAPGFNIKGEKQNQDYLKNVLISDFALSPNTIGIAIELKISGKIDRNNEAYRLTISPKKIKIEASTRNGIFYGIQTLRQLIKDKQCPCLVIDDKPAFQWRCYMLDEARYFQGKETVKQLLDEMALLKLNKFHWHLTNDSGWRIEIKKYPLLTEIGSVRDSSQVNNNGKKWASEIFDGKVHKGFYTQENIKEVVDYAKKLYITIIPEISMPGHASAAVAAYPCLGTLNEKIKVPEKFGVLQTVFNPADSRVIGFLHDVLKEVSALFPSDVIHIGGDEVKYDQWINSPKVTRYMKEYNLTTYSDVQVKFTNDISNFIADSLGKRMMGWNEILGANVHDWSTAENAKTELSPQAIIHFWKGTPENLYEAIRRGYQLVNSNHEYTYLDYTYELIDLPKAYSFNPAPDTFTAKQKEQILGLGCQMWGEWTPSKKEVEYQTYPRIAAYAEVGWTSNDRKNYDRFEKGLDFFISRWHNKGYNIAPLSEVNSKK